A stretch of DNA from Nitrospira sp. KM1:
TCCCGCCGTTGATGTCCTGTCTGTTGGCGATATTCCAGCGGTCGAGCAGATTCCAGCAGCGTGTGAACCACAACCGGCAATGTTGATTGCCCTGCCCGATGATTCCAGGCCCTGCCGCAAACGCGGAATATAACTGTTCTTTCTCATCATGCTTGACGCCGGCAGATTTCAATATGGTCTTCAAGGCGGAGGCGACAATCGGCTCTTGAGTGTCGAACAGTCCCAACCAGGTCCCGGCATATAACCCATTCCAGTTGGCGGTCATCGCCTTATAAAGGGGTTCGTCGTATAAAAGCTGTGCCGTCCATTCAATGGTATGAATTTTCGCAATTTCGGCTGAGATGACGAGCCTCGTGACTTCGAAGAGATCGTCGTCGGTGACGTCCCACCAACGGATCACTTTGCGCGGCTCGTCGGGATTGCGCAGACCGCTGTCATCATCGCTTTCGTCAACAGTCGCCTTTGCTCTGAGGGCACGTTCCTTAAAGGCTTCGACGAAACGATTGTGCTCACGAGCGAACACATTGTGATAAAAACTTAACCCGATGGACCAATTATCAGGAAAAGCCGTCGCCTCTTGCCCGGCCCATTGCGGGCTTGCCGGTACATCCGTGAGATCCAAGACCGGCAGGTAGCCCTGACTGTCTTGACGTTGTGACGCGATCTGCACCGTTTGTAAGCGTGACCGGTCCTGAGGATCGCGCTTCACCCGCATGGATGAAATCTGGTCATAGCCGTAAACTTGTGATGCATCCCACCAAGCAGTGACATGATTGTTTGTGGTCTTGTACGCCTGCGCAAGACGACCCGATCCGTCGGAGAATGGTTTCCCTGCCTCAGTAAGATCAGAACGATCTATTCGCCGGCTCGATCGGCCGATCGGCATTACGTCAGGTTGTCCATCAGCCAGGCGGTTATGGCCATCCTTGAGATGGGAGAACCAGTCATGGGTCATGAATTGAATCCAAAAAGCGGCGAGCACATTGAAGGAATTTGCCATCTGGTAATCGCAGGTCGCTTCCGGTGCACTGCCTGGTAAGCCTTCGCATGTGTTTAGCGGACTTTGCAGGCGGGTGAATAATCTATGGCTAATCAACTGAGGATCTGGTTTCAATAACCCGATTCGGCCTCCATGCCGATTTCGTGAGAGTTCATCTCTGGCCTCGTCTGGAAACGTCGTTTCAAACTGAACGTTCCTGGCGAATGGTTGTCCCGTGGATCCCATCAATGGATTGTCGATGTCATTGCACATTCCATCGAGACGGCGAAAGCGAATCGCTTGCCCCGTGCAACTCTGAGAATCATGCCCTTGAAGATGAAGCCACTGTTTTATAGCCGTGCCATCGGTCCCATCACCGGCAGGGCCGCGAATGTACTGTTCGTAGCTCCCACCGTTATCGAACAAATTGAACCTGATCATCTCCATCCGCTGATATTCGAGATCGAGCAATGCGCCTCGAATTCCTCTCCGATCCGGCGCCAGAATGCGGACTGTTTCCAAGGCATCTTGAAAAAGCTCCGGCAGGGATTGGATCAGCCGTGATGCGCGGCTATGTCTGGAGTGGCTGTCGCCTGCAGCCCAATAATTCTGCCAGTCGACCCAAGGCAAGCTCCGTTGGGACACAGCCTTGTCTCCACCACGGCAACGAGCCGTTTCTTCCCGGACTTTTCCTAGAAAGCGAGTACTCCTCTCATGCGCGAGTTGTCGGGGACCGTCGAGATCCTTTTTTGCACAAGCGACAAGATCTTCGGCGTCGTTGCAGCCACTAACGGCCAGCACGGCTAACAAGGTCCACCAAAGGCATCGCTGCCTGTGGGTTGGTCTTTGACTGCAATGAGATGACGGCATAGGTTTGAGGCGACTCGATCGGTCGAAACCTGCACAGGCGAATATGGCGATAGCCGTGAAGCAGTATGTTGACAAACCCTGTGACAACTTCGGAAATGGTATCGTGTCCGAGGTCACAGGCGCCAGCAGTCTGCCCTGCAGGCTGTTCAGAAAGGCCGTCCAGCAAGGCCGCAGCGAGTGAAGAGGCGAAGCGTACTCTGTCCCGTACGTTGAGTCTCTGAGCGATGCGAGAACGCCGCTGGCGGACTTTGTCAACAGCCTGGAAGGTAGCTTATGACATGGACGAGAAAAAGTTGCCAGTCATTGAAGCTCGAAAAGAAGGCCGCGCTCCCGTTAATGGATGCGCGGCCTTACGGGCGTTGAGGCAACCGCTGAGTTCTGGAAGGGTCAGGACCAGAACCAGTCAGGTCGTTTGCTGTCGGTAGCCAGCACTGACCATCGGTCGGCTCCGCGCCACAGTCGCTCGACGAGAATGTATCCTCGAATCATGCTCCTATTGCTTGCCAGTATTTCGTTCCCTTTCGCCTTCAGTTTCGACCATTCTCGCCCGATAAAGCCCAAGAGATCTCCACTTCTAGGCATGAAAGCTCCTTCGCATGTTGACGTTGTCATGGCACGTGCTGTTAGTTGTATTCATCATCGTGCTATCCGGTTGTGCAGGACACTCATCCGTACAGAATTCCGTGCTGCCTGCTGAATCAGCCATGGGTATAAACGTCTTTGCACAAAGTCCATTTCTTTCGAGTCATTCATTGGTTCTTGAGCAACTCTCTGACCGACGGGTTCTCGTTCGAACACAGATTCCCGTTGATTCGTCGCGGTCAGCCATTGATCAAAGCAGTCTGTTCACCGGCTCGCGACTCGGATATGTGAGTGAGGCGATTCGGCCATTTCTGTTTCCATTCTGTGAAGCCTT
This window harbors:
- a CDS encoding peroxidase family protein encodes the protein MSQRSLPWVDWQNYWAAGDSHSRHSRASRLIQSLPELFQDALETVRILAPDRRGIRGALLDLEYQRMEMIRFNLFDNGGSYEQYIRGPAGDGTDGTAIKQWLHLQGHDSQSCTGQAIRFRRLDGMCNDIDNPLMGSTGQPFARNVQFETTFPDEARDELSRNRHGGRIGLLKPDPQLISHRLFTRLQSPLNTCEGLPGSAPEATCDYQMANSFNVLAAFWIQFMTHDWFSHLKDGHNRLADGQPDVMPIGRSSRRIDRSDLTEAGKPFSDGSGRLAQAYKTTNNHVTAWWDASQVYGYDQISSMRVKRDPQDRSRLQTVQIASQRQDSQGYLPVLDLTDVPASPQWAGQEATAFPDNWSIGLSFYHNVFAREHNRFVEAFKERALRAKATVDESDDDSGLRNPDEPRKVIRWWDVTDDDLFEVTRLVISAEIAKIHTIEWTAQLLYDEPLYKAMTANWNGLYAGTWLGLFDTQEPIVASALKTILKSAGVKHDEKEQLYSAFAAGPGIIGQGNQHCRLWFTRCWNLLDRWNIANRQDINGGTNHFGSPFNFPEEFVTVYRLHPMVPDLLNYRELADDAADTSNQIQRKIPVVRTVGRNATAYMREKGLANWALSMGRQRLGRLTLNNHPQFLQNLPLDRLGKANRIDVAALDLIRDRERGVPRFNEFRRQYGLRTLTGFDDFIDRTLGENTPELKRQKDLVISLREIYGTHTCDPRKTITRAQTNEDGTPINDCLGHEKNQGSHRALVVDNIEDLDTVVGWLAEPIRPHGFAISETQFQVFILNASRRLFSDRFFTSSFRPEFYSTLGIEWVNNNGPDGKLYEPEKSNGRTVEVSPLKRVLMRTIPELRSELKHVVNVFDPWARDRCEYYSLTWIPRADATSDPDFQSNSAQRTCNVNPN